The stretch of DNA ACTTAATTTATTTGCCTATTTCAGTGATAATTTAATCCAAAGTCaaaatccatctgtccatccatgcccttctgcttatccagggtcggggcaGCAGGCTAAGCAGAGAAGCCCTAGCCTGACCAAgcatgccaatgcttccttacGGGAAACATTGGCATAGTaacgctcccattcaaataaccccacccctgagaatgctaaccaagccaatcagcgctgagcagcatgTCACACACCGCAACATTCAGTTTCTAATAAACAGCAAAGAACGCATCTGAAgctgagttcgctgcggctctttcttctgttctaaatgacttggagatGTATTTATAACAACAAGAaggagcgctaaaagcctttcttctaaacaaagatgtttatGACGTTGCCATCTTTGACTTCAGCTTAAAAACCACTGCGTCACGCGATACAGTCATcacttctgccttttttctgattggatatttttgagctggctagtctcacccctcatggtgctctctgcctctgagtacCTCAATTTGACttctgtgtagaatagacagagggCAAGTCTGGCAGTCTGGtctagagaggcccagacttccctctccccagccacttgggccagctcctccggggaaatctcaagacgctccctggccagccaagaaaaatagtccctccaatgtgtcctcaGTCTTCCATTAGGTCACCTCCCAGTTgggcatgcccagaaaacctcaccagggaggcgtccaggaggtatcctaacaAGCTAACttgactggctcctcttgatgtggaggaacagcgggtctACTTGGAGCCCCTCTTGGATGACtgcgcttctcaccctatctctaagggagagcccagccacccagcaGAGAAAAattatttcggccacttgtatccatgatctcattctttcggtcactacccaaagcgcgtgaccataggtgagggtaggaaacgtagatcgactgttaaatcgagagctttgccttccggctcagctctctgttGACAGATCGATACAACGCCCACAGGAAAACTTTAGTTGTCACTTTTAAAATAAAagctgattacaaagtaaatgtGCCTTGGTTACTTACAGCTACTTATGCCAGTTTGCAGCTTTTTGTTTAGTTTGAAGGGTGCTGAGACGCCTCTAGAAACAGCCTCAAATAGCCACTGCTTGCTGTGCTTCacaattttatcatttaaatgtttttatttggaaCTGTTTGTTTCTAAATCTATTTTAAAAAGTTTAGATTGCCTACAAAATACCTCAtcctcaatttttttttttttttaccagggaGAACGAGCACTTCCGTATGCTGTTCTTGTTTCAGGAAATTTCCTATGATGACTTCATGATGGAGTTTAAGGAGCGACAACCAAGGATGCTGCAGTCTCTAAACGATCTAGAGGAGTGTGCTGTTCAGTTAGACAGAATGAACACAGGGTCAAAGATCTCCAGCATAGCAGGAAGTTCAGTGGGAGCAGTGGGCGGTGCTTTGTCAATTGCTGGGTTGGCATTGATGCCATTCACAGCAGGATTGTCCCTGGGTCTGACTATCGGAGGGAAAGCGATGGGAATCACTAGTGGGGTAAATAATGCTGTCACCACATTCACAGGGATAGGAGTTAATAGAAAATATGAAACCAAAGCCAAGGAAGTCCTTGAAAGTTTGATGACAGAAATGACGAGTCTCCAGACATGTCTGGAGCAGGTGATCTTCCAGCCAGTAAACAACATAGAAGGCAGGCATATCGAGTCTTTGTGCACAGGATCTTCTAAGGTTGTTTCTGTTGGAAAAAGTGTTCATTCCCTGGCCAAAGATGTTTCTGATCTTAGATTGATAAAAAACAAAGATGTGATTGTAAGAGCTGGTGGGTGTGCAGGTGGCAGTACACGTTTGGCCTCCGAGACCCCAGATGTTGGCCAGGCAGCACTAAAAGGGACTCTAACCACTGCCAAGAGTATGAGAGTCGGTTTGATTGCCCTCAATTCTCTCTTCATTGGCATGGATATCTTCTACATCTGTAAAGAGAGCATTGATCTGGCTAAAGGAAGCAAGACCGAGGTTTCAAAGTTTATCAGagccagagcagctctgtggagcTCAGAGATAGATTCATGGAAGAAGATCTATGACTCTCTGTGTCTGGCTCAAAGGGAATCAAAAAAGAAGAAAGCTGTCTTGGACAAACCATTTTATGTGAAGAACAAAATGTGTTTTCTCTTGTAAGACCCAGTGAGCAGATGGCAAACTGATAAGATGCCTAGATTGTGGAAAATAACATGATTAACAAAAgctttctttttttaattataGTAAATAAACTTAAGGTCAGAATAATAACTAAATGCCACAAGTCAATTAAAGGGATTTTTTACCCATTCTTTATTTGCAATGGACAAGTCTATATTTTGAGAATTGAACTAACAGAAAAATGTACTAAACTGAAAAGAATTACAAATCAAAGCTTACATCATCCTATAAAATTTTTCTAAACCTACATTTAAACCTCTTGTAACCTCAAATACATGTTGTCACCAGTGGATGATTAAACTATTTAAGTCAAAATGCTGTCATTTTAAACTAAACACAGCATTTGTCCCTTTCGAGTTCATGCAGCTTATGCACTCAATGCTAAGGCTACGTAAATGCGACAGCTCCCTGATCATTTATGTTTCCTCTGGCATGATGGGAAAAAGATCagatttactgtttgagcatgtgTGGCTGTCACTGTGCTATGGCGTCAGAGCAAAGATGTGGAGAAATCTTGGGCACCTCCTCTCTTATAAACAAGGGCACCCACAGATGAAGACAGCATCTCCACTGATGAAAAGGATTACCAGCCAGTGCATGACTCCTCTTCCTCAAGGGGTGAGGATCAGGCAGATGGTGGTCAAGATCAATCAGATGAAGGCAGAGACTGTAGGAGATAGTGTCTGCCTCCTGATGCGAAGATTAGGTGGGTTCTGAAGACCACCATCTaatatgccttgggattcccccggaggaggtggcccaagtggctggggagagggaagtctgggccactaggcttaggctgctgccccagagTGACCCAATCCGGATAAGCAGATCATAATGGATGGATTTTTATACCTACCTTTTCTTTTTTTGTAtatcttgtttttcttttatctgtgtGCCAAATGCACCATTTGAGAGCCTTCCAATTTTATCGCAACCTCACGCAGAGGCAATAAAAGCTTTCTGATTCTGAGAAAAGTGATTATTTTTCCTTTGTCATGTTCTGTATAACCAAATAAGACATTATTTTACCATAAGGAAGAATGCAGGTAAAGGCAGTTTGCATTGTTAATAACAAGTTTTTGAAGATAGTGGttcatagaaaaaaaaaaaacaggggaGATGAGATGCGCATATGTGACGGCTTCTTCTTGTCCGTCCAGGGTTAttggagtttttctttttttgttgcctcaaatcaccgcacacatacaatcaggccacagacacaggactgcccttcagagctttttactggcaggatctgatgtaaaaacaagcacacaataattCATCAGTGTGTGcgcgctgcaactgcatacaacggtctccACCAGCGTTCATTActgcttttctctttttttccatCATGTGATCGTATAGTGACATTTAATAACAACAGCAATATATTAATTTACCAACTTGCATTTCAGAGCAACACATACTTTCTTTTGATAAATCATATAAAATAGTTAATAGTACCAACAATGACAGCGCAGCCACCAACAGTTGAAACAGTTAACTGCCATCAGTAGGTATAATAGTCAACTGCCACCGGCAgttgaaacaataaaacatttacaaatcatatttttaccaaacacatctgaacctacctgatgtaaaaacaagcacacaataagTAATTCATCAGTGTGAGTGCactgcaactgcatacaacggtctgtTCAAGGCAAAAAGAAAAACCCAAACATTACTAAAAGGACTGAAAATCTAGCTTCCATTAGCGTGAATCTCGTCTATAAAGTTATTAATTCAATGCAAACACAGCTAACCTTTTTCAAAATATGCTCTAACAACACTTAAATATCTGTAACAAGTCCTATTGATATATTAACTAAAGGTTAAAATGACTAAGTGCAGAGCGGCTTCACAGTACACCTGCTGCAGGtaccagctttcattactgctttggtGGGAGGGGCCGTGAATGCGCCTGAAGGACTCGTTGCATGCAGTTATGCCTAACCACCAGTAGGCGGctccaaaaacaaacaatcactgcacatcacttttggtgaaattcacattttcatcTCTGTTACACATGTGATGACGACCGATCGCCGGACACAGCagcttgaagctgatggcagctcgttaacaaacatccacaaacaattaagacgcatTTTCGCCCAACTTATTTGCTGGCAATGCAAATAAattatctggtaagtataactcactcaacctggagatAATTGGAGAAAAttttgaaagtttacaaaactatattgaTGAAGATTCTGAGTTttttgttatgggtccgaagaaatcggcagctgacacagaaacacctgggaccaagaggagccatcctcaggactcacctgaggcctcatctccccgtaaggacatattagagttataagattctatagataaatggcttctgggatttgagggacgactccttctgcttgaggttctacatcAGGAGTTCCTGAACCTCCATCAGTCTctggaattcagccaggagcaggtggagcggctcactGCTGAGAGTCAGTTTCTTCCCTAGAAGAGGGAGtaagcggatcacccaggacaacaagattctcaaagagacggttttggaccttctagcccgtagcatgagggataatttggtgtttgcagggctgccggagcagacaggaggggcggagaactgtgagcaaacaatcaagaactttctccagacccaaatcaagacacccaaagaaacGGTACAAAAAATCACATTTCACCAGgtgcatcgccttggagctaaatgagtggacagcagaagtttTCGTCTCATCGTGGCTAAATCTGAACATTTTaaacagaaggatcttgttaaaagctacagaagagagctcaaaggaaaatacATCAGCGTgaatgaccagtttcctaaggaaatcctggatcggcgccgagtcctcGTCCCGCTGATCGGCTAGGGTCAGGAGCTGAGCTTGTTGAGAGcggggtttcacagacgcggaagtgagagcgccgGTGAAATGCCGGCTCGCGATTTAATCTATGAATCcctgagcgttcgagcgtcaatgaagtgacacagaagtgctgggttttccagaagtaagtaagaacacttagtGTGAGCAGAGAGTTCGTGAGATGGATCGGTAGATTGGTAACTCTGATCATGGAtacgaagaaacgatgactgagtgatgagctgaggaggcGACTTACGTTTATAGTTGCGGTCCATGAtgtaggtgtgacgtggagggaatccctgcgAGAGGCATGCTGGGAATTGTGGTCCgtggtggaggccggctagctgggagaggctggtttggggacttaagTTCTgacaggaaccccccccccccccccccccccatccagggacggctcctgaaGTCCCAGGGCGGCCCAGGTGGTCCCAGAAGTCAGTGATAAGGGCCGGGTccaggatggagcgggccggttcccaggagcgttcctcggggccgtagtccgcccagtccACAAGATACTGCCATCCCGACCCCTGCGACTGGCGTCCAGGATGTGCCGGATGgtatagatgggctcaccgtcgaggaagcgggcaggcggaggcggcGGAGCCGGAGGTGGAAGCAGGGAGGATTCTACATAGGGCTTGAGTCGGGAgacgtggaaggtgggatggatgcggagagttgCCGGTAACCGCAGCAGGTacgagactgggttgatgacTTTCTGTAACGTGTAAGGCCCGAGGATCCGGGGAGCGAGCTTTTTGGATCCAGCACGGAAACGGAGGTCCacggtggacacccagaccttatccccagggacataggagggaccaggacggtgtcggcagAGATGTTGGCGAGCACAACGGGCGTTGGCTCGGGTGATAGTAGCTAGTGCTTTGATCCAGGtgttcttgcagcgcctcaccagggattgcgcGGCAGGCACAACCACTTCGGGCTCCTGGTGGGTGAAAACCggtggctggtagccatagcagacctcgaaaggggacatctgagtggttgaagaggtgtgaagattgtgggacagctctgcccagaggaggtatttaggccattgcGAAGGTTGGGCtgagacaaagcaccggaggtaccgacccagctgttggttagcccactccatctgaccattggtctgcgggtgatagcctgaggatacgctgaccgatgctcccatgagGTGGCAAAAGGCCTTCCAGAATCGGGCCGTAAACTGTGGACCCTGGTCAGAGACCACAACGACAGGGAAGCCGtgtaggcgcaccacgttctccaggaatagtTCCGTCGTGCGTCGGGCCGAAGGGAGACCTGaaagggcgatgaagtggaccgctttagaaaaccggtcagtgaccgtgagGACTGTGTCAAAGTTGTTAACTGGTGGGAGTCCTGTCACGAAATCCAGACCCACGTGGGACCAcggacggctgggcaccggaagaggtctgaggacacTAACAGAGGCCTGGCTGggtgtcttggagcgggcgcagatgtcacaggcgctggtgtattcctTTACATCCTTCACCATGCAaggccaccagagagctcgttgGAGGAACTTAAGAGTTCGAGAGAacccagcgtggccagacaggcgtgacgaATGGGCCCAGGAgagcgcctcgctgcgacaggacgTAGGGACATAGACGACCCACGGGGGTCTCCGGAGGTGCGGAGTCGTCccagagggcgttctggatagcctcctccaacggccacctgagGTGGGCCAGGAAACGGTGCTCTGGGAGAATTGGTGCTGGCTCGGACGTGAGCGTGGAGTCTTTGAACTGGCAGGAGAGGGCATATGCCTTCTGGTTTTTAGTTctagggcggtaggcgagatggaactcatagggctcgaagaagagggcccagcgggcctggcgaggattgagctgcttggcggaTCGGGtatgagtcaggttctggtggtccgtccagatagtGAAAGGCTGGGTGGTGCCTAGAAGCCATTGTCTCCACTCTTCCAgcacccattttatggccagcagtttgCGATCAcccacgccgtacttctgctgggtggtggaaaacttcctagagaagtaggcgcagggatggagcctgtcatcGGGCCCGCCTTGGGACATGATGGAACCGGCACCGACGTCCGAGgcatcgacctcgaccacaaaaggctccgtaggatctggatggcggaggataggggcCGACGTGAACTGGGTGACCAGGTAATGGAAGGCCCAAATGGCGTCTGGATTTAGACGGAACGGTTGGTCGggtgggcttggtcgggtgagggaggtgagaggtgccacaatggcGCTGAAGTTCTTGATGaagcggcggtaaaagttgcagaagcccagaaaactctgcagctgTTTCAGGCTTGTAGGAAGAGGCCAGTCagcgaccgcctggaccttctgagggtccatggttatgcccTGATCAGAAATCgtgaagcccaggaatgagatggtccgctggtggaaagagcatttctcgggcttgcagtaCAGGTTGGTGTTAAGGAGCCAGGTGAGGACAGcacaaacatggtggaggtgttcggcctcagtTTTGAAATAAattaggatgtcatccaggtaggcaaacacccaccagcCCAGCAtatcgcggaggacatcattaatgaggcgTTGGAACACGGcgggctattgcacagcccgaagggcatgaccaggtactcccaatgaccggtgggtgtgagGAATGCGGTCTTCCATTCCTCCCCGActttgatgcggaccagattgtaggcgctccggaggtccagttttgtgaatatccgcgcctgggagatggagtccagagcggtcgtgaggagtggcagggtatggcggtccctgatggtgatctTGTTCGGACCCCGATAAtctatacagggacgaaggtcaccttccttctttttcacaaagaagaagcctgcagcacccggggaagaggagggtcggatgaaaccctgctggagggcctggttgatatattcctccatggctctggactcggagggagagcgagagagaaaaggcgcccacggggaggactggttcctggttgcacctTGATTTCCATATCATATGGGCAGTGAGGCGGCAGCGTGGGGGCGCGTCGCTTATCGAAGACTGCAGCTAAGTCCCGATAGGATAGTGGTAGATTGGGCGGTAGAGGTCCAAGACCAACAGCTGGGCAGTCTGCcatgggtggaggaggagagaggtgggcctggcactgggtcccccagcctaggaggcagttctgggaccaggaaatctgggggtcatggagacgaggccaggggaaccccagaatTAGAGGAGAGGGGGGAGCGGAGATGATAAGAAAATGGAGGGTTGCCCGCTGGCCTTAGAGGaccatctggagtggctgggtttggtcttggacaggatagggctggagaggtctgccgtCCACCGAGGTAACAGGGACTACTCAttccaggggagtcagggggatcTGTAGGCGTTTGGCCAGTTcacatccatgaagttgtcggcggcccccgagtccaccagagcaTGCAGCTGATGCGAGGTCTCATCATGAAAGACAGTGACAGGGAGGAGGAGTCGGTGGGAAGAGACGGGGGCAGAGGGTGACCCGGGCTGAGCTACCCCGGAATATagacgtgcttcagcccccacttcgctactgggtggaatgaaggtcttcctgagggcggccacaaaagcaacatagtcattgcaggcaggggatttagaattatagaGAGCAGtggcccactcctgagcgcgtccagaaagcagggaggtgaggtgcgcaacccAAGTGCGGGCAGTGGGGAAGGGGTCTGGTTGGCACTCAAATTGCATGTCGAGGGAGGCGAGCAaaccatctgggctcccaacctctccattccacctctcaGGTAGGCTGAAGTGCGGCTCCGCCTTAGGTGGGGCGAGGGCCTGCTACTGAAGAGTGTTGATGGTTGTGGATAATTGAAGAGTGAGGTCGGTCagagagttcaccttggtgttgagtcgGTCGACCAAGGCGTGAAGCTGAATAATCTCATTTTTCATTCGCTCAAACTCCTCTGGGTtcacggactcagtcatcctgtcagactgatcGGCTGGGGTCGGGAGCTGAGCTTGTTGAGAGcggggtttcacagacgcggaagtgagagcgctggtgaaacgccggctcgccatttaatctaggaatcccagaGCGTTCGGTGGGAAGAGACGGGGGCAGAGGGTGACCCGGGCTGAGCTACCCCGGAATATagacgtgcttcagcccccacttcgctactgggtggaatgaaggtcttcctgagggcggccacaaaagcaacatagtcattgcaggcaggggatttagaattatagaGAGCAGtggcccactcctgagcgcgtccagaaagcagggaggtgaggtgcgcaacccAAGTGCGGGCAGTGGGGAAGGGGTCTGGTTGGCACTCAAATTGCATGTCGAGGGAGGCGAGCAaaccatctgggctcccaacctctccattccacctctcaGGTAGGCTGAAGTGCGGCTCCGCCTTAGGTGGGGCGAGGGCCTGCTACTGAAGAGTGTTGATGGTTGTGGATAATTGAAGAGTGAGGTCGGTCagagagttcaccttggtgttgagtcgGTCGACCAAGGCGTGAAGCTGAATAATCTCATTTTTCATTCGCTCAAACTCCTCTGGGTtcacggactcagtcatcctgtcagactgatcGGCTGGGGTCGGGAGCTGAGCTTGTTGAGAGcggggtttcacagacgcggaagtgagagcgctggtgaaacgccggctcgccatttaatctaggaatcccagagcgttcgagcgtcaatgaagtgacactgaagtgctgggttttccagaagtaagtaagaacacttactgtgagcagaGAGTTCGTGAGATGGATCGGTAGATTggtaactctgatcatgaatacgaagaaacaatgactgagtgatgagctggggaggcgacttccgtatatagtcacgGTTCATgaagtaggtgcgacgtggagggaatccccgcgaggggcatgctgggaattGTGGTCCgtggtggaggccggctagctgggagaggctggtttggggacttgagttctgacaaaaagtttatccaggcagGGAAAAGGGGTGCCATCTCGGTGTATAAGCTTTATGTGTGTAGCCCGGATAAATAAGAGGCACTAAAAaggtttaaaaagtaaaagtttaTTAATATTTTGATAAATAAAAGTTCATG from Nothobranchius furzeri strain GRZ-AD chromosome 5, NfurGRZ-RIMD1, whole genome shotgun sequence encodes:
- the apol gene encoding apolipoprotein L1, encoding MARNKLQEALCKYISDTFSLISTVRGFCESSSKWLDERKTAVKNIQSKNNVDGVLKETLRGLEKLEDFLDAVEKLAVTSKHVFMNGRKRLQLPKDISHVQSVIMASQCVGPLLLVFKRDANMFFLPKEQNVEVLANQLDKYIQTTQKICQQFQESHISDLTMNKDTKVHVDVRFSEHDLLTMLDHINQLDEIRENEHFRMLFLFQEISYDDFMMEFKERQPRMLQSLNDLEECAVQLDRMNTGSKISSIAGSSVGAVGGALSIAGLALMPFTAGLSLGLTIGGKAMGITSGVNNAVTTFTGIGVNRKYETKAKEVLESLMTEMTSLQTCLEQVIFQPVNNIEGRHIESLCTGSSKVVSVGKSVHSLAKDVSDLRLIKNKDVIVRAGGCAGGSTRLASETPDVGQAALKGTLTTAKSMRVGLIALNSLFIGMDIFYICKESIDLAKGSKTEVSKFIRARAALWSSEIDSWKKIYDSLCLAQRESKKKKAVLDKPFYVKNKMCFLL